Proteins encoded together in one uncultured Sphaerochaeta sp. window:
- a CDS encoding TRAP transporter small permease subunit — MKPLIKVFNSIDSTMAFIEKHVSSLLFAALFIVFIINVVFRYFFKAILWGHELSLLLFLWITIFGCCYANRTDENVKFDSVYLGGSEKRKYVFDIIGSVLVVSTFSISFFPSLDYIIFMNYEISDSLPLRKGMIFSVYLYFLISMIYQYSRKLIVSINRLVSISHRKV; from the coding sequence ATGAAACCTCTCATAAAAGTTTTTAATAGCATAGATTCGACAATGGCATTCATTGAAAAGCATGTATCATCCTTGTTGTTTGCAGCATTATTCATCGTATTTATCATCAATGTTGTCTTCAGATATTTTTTTAAAGCGATTCTCTGGGGGCATGAACTTTCCCTATTGCTATTTCTTTGGATAACCATTTTTGGTTGTTGTTATGCAAATCGTACCGATGAAAATGTAAAGTTTGATTCGGTCTATTTGGGGGGCAGTGAGAAACGGAAGTATGTGTTTGACATCATAGGTAGTGTACTGGTTGTATCGACGTTTTCCATCTCCTTTTTTCCTTCCTTGGATTACATCATCTTCATGAACTATGAAATATCTGATTCCCTTCCCTTGAGGAAAGGCATGATCTTCTCTGTATATCTCTATTTTCTTATTAGCATGATCTACCAATATTCGAGAAAATTGATTGTAAGCATCAATCGACTTGTTTCCATAAGTCATCGGAAGGTATAA
- the dctP gene encoding TRAP transporter substrate-binding protein DctP produces the protein MKKITCILMISLLMIPMLFAQGQSEKTDEKAVEVTQLTLAIANPASDPWAQGLAVFAEELKKLSGGTMIVDCYFGGQLYNASNLLGAIRSGKIDFAGYSMGTMPEIPYLGMFQAAYLFRDAQHAQDFYNGEVGQRIFNEIEEKIGLTIVGTAYVGTRQVSLAKKLPDVKTPEDLKNVTLRMPGGSSWAALAGALGANPVPIALNEVFMALKTGVVDGQDNALPTTKANSFDEVIDQLVLTEHVVWNLHLAVNAKRWNQFSDQQKEWIREASQIGCDFTTNSFLATEQSLKEEFEQKGIRIVTPNKKAFIDYAENFYRNMTDESKNWDWEIYDALKNY, from the coding sequence ATGAAAAAAATCACGTGTATCTTGATGATTTCTTTATTAATGATTCCCATGTTGTTTGCACAGGGGCAGTCAGAAAAAACAGATGAAAAAGCCGTTGAGGTGACGCAATTGACCCTTGCAATAGCGAATCCCGCTTCTGATCCATGGGCTCAAGGACTTGCTGTATTCGCAGAGGAATTGAAAAAATTATCTGGTGGAACCATGATAGTTGACTGCTATTTTGGTGGACAACTCTATAATGCATCCAATCTTTTAGGAGCTATCAGATCTGGAAAAATCGATTTTGCTGGATACTCTATGGGCACCATGCCAGAGATTCCGTACCTTGGGATGTTCCAGGCAGCCTACCTTTTCAGAGATGCACAACATGCTCAAGACTTTTATAATGGAGAAGTTGGGCAGAGAATCTTCAATGAGATTGAGGAAAAAATTGGACTTACAATCGTAGGAACAGCCTATGTAGGAACCAGACAGGTTAGCCTTGCTAAGAAGCTTCCTGATGTAAAAACCCCTGAAGATCTCAAGAATGTTACGCTCAGAATGCCCGGAGGATCGTCTTGGGCTGCTCTCGCTGGAGCATTGGGCGCAAACCCAGTCCCAATTGCATTGAATGAGGTTTTCATGGCTCTGAAGACCGGTGTGGTAGATGGTCAGGACAATGCCCTACCGACCACGAAGGCCAATTCGTTTGATGAAGTCATCGACCAATTGGTGCTTACAGAACATGTGGTTTGGAATTTGCATCTAGCGGTCAATGCCAAACGATGGAATCAATTCAGTGACCAGCAAAAGGAATGGATCCGGGAAGCATCACAAATTGGATGTGACTTCACTACCAATAGTTTTCTTGCGACTGAACAGTCTCTTAAGGAAGAGTTTGAACAGAAAGGTATCCGCATCGTAACTCCGAACAAAAAGGCATTCATAGATTATGCCGAGAATTTCTATCGGAACATGACAGATGAATCGAAAAACTGGGACTGGGAGATTTACGACGCTCTCAAGAATTATTGA
- a CDS encoding GntR family transcriptional regulator — protein MSTNSPEKNTLCSSVRQYIVSKILDGTLKEGDKVNESKLCSELNLSRSPVREGIRELIADDILVNENFKGTRIGQFNDKELSELNSLRILLEQLAVDYSVPRMTEKTRSEFMKIVNKMKIAEEKNDNDLLVELDMDFHYHLILQSNSNVIISTWKRIYTKLHILMAMRLKWRTPQRQYDNHLYLVSYYSSENIHLFKEMLMAHEHMRYYSDTAHTNQ, from the coding sequence ATGTCAACAAATAGCCCAGAAAAAAATACCCTATGCTCTTCCGTGCGCCAGTACATCGTCTCGAAAATTCTTGATGGCACACTGAAAGAGGGAGATAAGGTCAATGAATCAAAATTATGCAGTGAATTGAATCTGAGTAGATCTCCAGTGAGGGAAGGTATACGGGAATTGATTGCCGATGACATTTTAGTGAATGAGAATTTTAAGGGCACCCGTATTGGTCAATTCAATGATAAGGAACTTTCAGAATTGAACTCCCTCAGGATTCTTCTCGAGCAATTGGCTGTGGACTATTCGGTTCCCCGAATGACAGAGAAGACAAGATCCGAATTCATGAAAATCGTTAATAAAATGAAGATAGCAGAGGAAAAGAATGATAATGATCTCCTTGTTGAACTTGATATGGATTTTCATTACCATCTGATCTTACAGTCCAATAGCAATGTAATTATTTCGACTTGGAAGCGTATCTACACAAAACTTCACATCCTTATGGCGATGAGGCTTAAATGGCGTACGCCACAACGTCAGTATGACAATCATCTATATCTTGTAAGTTATTACTCAAGCGAGAATATTCATTTATTCAAGGAAATGCTTATGGCACATGAGCACATGCGGTACTATAGCGATACTGCACATACCAATCAGTGA
- a CDS encoding IclR family transcriptional regulator C-terminal domain-containing protein, with product MNNRLSCPQLGFLLTYSYMDSIMSNMNNPGTRIALQILKKLLSESSDTDKTLTVSDFTNTDFSLSTTQRTLRLLEEEGWITKGPEGGFTFSREMQTLFCTYTSSNYSAIYAKPHVKELAQCCGESAAFAVWQGDGITFSATYEMADSFHYIPTGQINRYNLHNAFNITCMAYLDQKQREELFLKKQEPALITNLEELENIVSQIRETECFIWEDIVKRITAPVFYPGKQLAGVIGISFFKTTYTEKDLDLLKAQVVQSALRITKILQS from the coding sequence ATGAATAATCGATTATCTTGCCCGCAGCTTGGTTTTTTGTTGACATATTCATATATGGATAGTATTATGTCAAATATGAACAATCCCGGAACACGTATTGCCCTTCAGATCCTGAAAAAACTCTTATCCGAAAGTAGCGATACAGATAAAACCCTTACAGTCAGTGATTTTACCAATACAGATTTCAGTCTGAGCACGACTCAGCGAACACTGCGATTGTTGGAGGAAGAGGGATGGATTACCAAAGGTCCTGAAGGGGGTTTCACATTTTCAAGGGAGATGCAAACATTGTTTTGCACCTATACCTCATCTAATTATTCTGCGATTTATGCAAAACCACACGTAAAAGAATTAGCCCAATGTTGCGGGGAAAGTGCCGCGTTTGCTGTCTGGCAAGGAGATGGGATTACTTTCTCTGCCACCTATGAGATGGCCGATTCGTTTCACTACATACCTACCGGCCAGATCAATCGATATAATCTTCATAATGCCTTCAATATTACCTGTATGGCGTATCTTGACCAGAAGCAACGAGAGGAGCTGTTCCTTAAGAAACAGGAACCCGCATTAATAACAAATCTTGAAGAGCTCGAGAATATCGTATCTCAGATACGGGAAACAGAATGTTTTATATGGGAAGATATTGTCAAAAGAATTACAGCACCGGTTTTCTATCCTGGTAAGCAATTGGCCGGTGTCATCGGAATATCATTTTTTAAAACAACGTACACAGAAAAAGATTTGGATTTACTCAAAGCGCAAGTAGTACAGAGCGCATTACGCATCACGAAGATTCTTCAATCCTGA
- a CDS encoding sulfatase-like hydrolase/transferase: MHDIKKPNILHIFTDMQRFDTIGCLGNPVIKTPNLDRLCGEGVAFTNAFSPSPVCIAARCSMISGQYPLHTGCYENDIMPTDGRKTFMGALTEDGYRTHGIGKCHFTPDRFELKGFQTREIQEELGDDPENLDRNNYLKYLHDAGYEHVCEEHGIRGEMYYTPQPSVLPAADHPTQWVADRSIKFISQPHTKPWYLFASFIHPHPPLTPPAPWHKLYRPSLMPAPNVPQDWESLITYVNRVQNRYKYADQGLSIHQMRLIKAYYYACISFVDYQVGRILDALQVAGALDSTLILFSSDHGEHLGDRNCLGKRSMHDSSARVPMIVSQPGRFEGGKTCTTPVSLVDIAPTFLSASGNIEYQRTGKLGSHALDGVDMHDILTGRSDRKVVFSQLSYPDAMTPLCIAPEDRKYLAIEDEITKRAHFSSYMAVSEKWKYFYSAPDNKEFLFDRINDPQETRNKIGLPFVSQSYTEMKKALIEHLKAGGEGAGITGDSWRVFPQIRLNPDPDTGLLIQDGYTPWAQMDLPTGYDC, encoded by the coding sequence ATGCATGATATCAAAAAGCCAAACATTCTTCATATTTTCACTGATATGCAACGCTTTGACACCATTGGTTGTCTCGGAAACCCTGTCATAAAGACTCCTAATCTAGACAGGCTGTGTGGTGAGGGTGTTGCTTTTACGAATGCATTTTCCCCTTCCCCTGTGTGCATCGCTGCTCGATGTTCCATGATCAGTGGGCAATATCCGCTGCATACAGGATGTTATGAGAATGACATAATGCCCACAGACGGAAGAAAAACATTCATGGGAGCACTGACCGAGGATGGATATCGAACACATGGAATTGGAAAGTGTCATTTTACCCCTGACCGATTTGAGCTGAAGGGGTTTCAAACGAGGGAGATTCAGGAGGAATTGGGAGACGATCCAGAAAATCTTGATAGAAACAACTACTTGAAATATTTACATGATGCAGGATATGAACATGTCTGCGAGGAGCATGGAATCAGGGGTGAGATGTACTACACACCCCAGCCAAGTGTGTTGCCAGCTGCCGATCATCCAACTCAATGGGTCGCTGACCGATCGATTAAGTTCATTAGCCAGCCACATACCAAACCATGGTATCTGTTTGCAAGCTTCATCCATCCTCATCCACCATTAACTCCACCAGCCCCTTGGCACAAGTTGTATAGACCTTCTCTAATGCCAGCTCCTAATGTACCCCAAGACTGGGAGAGCCTGATTACCTATGTGAACCGAGTCCAAAACAGATACAAGTATGCGGATCAGGGGTTAAGCATTCACCAAATGAGACTAATCAAGGCGTACTACTATGCGTGTATCTCTTTTGTTGATTACCAAGTGGGACGGATACTGGATGCTTTACAGGTTGCGGGTGCGCTTGATTCTACGTTGATTCTTTTCTCATCCGACCACGGGGAACATCTAGGTGACAGGAACTGCCTAGGTAAGCGTAGTATGCATGACAGTAGTGCCCGCGTCCCCATGATAGTGAGTCAACCAGGAAGATTTGAGGGTGGGAAAACCTGCACAACACCTGTTAGTCTTGTGGATATTGCACCAACATTCCTCAGCGCTTCTGGTAATATTGAGTATCAACGCACAGGAAAGCTAGGCTCTCATGCTCTAGATGGAGTTGACATGCATGATATCTTAACCGGCAGGTCAGACAGAAAAGTGGTTTTCTCCCAACTATCCTACCCAGATGCAATGACACCACTGTGCATAGCCCCAGAAGATCGCAAGTATCTTGCAATAGAGGACGAAATAACAAAGCGTGCTCACTTTTCAAGCTACATGGCAGTTTCAGAGAAATGGAAGTACTTCTACAGCGCCCCGGACAACAAGGAATTCCTCTTTGACCGAATCAATGATCCGCAGGAGACTCGAAACAAGATTGGGCTTCCTTTCGTCAGCCAAAGCTATACAGAAATGAAAAAAGCTCTTATTGAACATCTGAAAGCAGGAGGAGAAGGAGCAGGTATTACAGGGGATTCTTGGAGAGTGTTTCCTCAGATTCGGCTCAATCCTGATCCCGATACCGGACTCCTCATTCAAGATGGTTATACTCCCTGGGCACAGATGGATTTGCCAACAGGTTATGACTGCTGA
- a CDS encoding AraC family transcriptional regulator: protein MDKMNYYTDVLWMSRFHYKNKSEVTDHKHDFYQIIYLVEGAGFLRYGNERIPLTFPMVAFYKPDEMHGIEIESSLKTIDVKFQVVDSEFASNLEKLPTILNNPGNLDILFLLESMLNIGSEERLYYRQRCCFLLNLILMQWIEFAAKEEQKEQELRVYADAQQPKSDICSQLIYFIDTNLQEELDSSVISKKLGFSYRHISDCCIKEYSMTPMHLLRYRRIQRAKELLMRDDYEIKEIAFELGFKSVYHFSRVFSEIVGQPPRKWKDYQLRKICRDINIDPQYMNELHIKKLN, encoded by the coding sequence ATGGATAAAATGAATTACTATACGGATGTTCTTTGGATGAGTCGATTCCATTATAAGAACAAAAGCGAAGTGACAGATCACAAGCATGATTTCTATCAAATCATCTATCTTGTTGAGGGGGCTGGCTTTCTACGGTATGGGAATGAAAGGATACCCTTAACATTTCCGATGGTTGCTTTTTATAAACCTGATGAAATGCATGGGATAGAGATTGAAAGTTCTCTTAAAACGATTGATGTGAAATTTCAAGTAGTCGACTCGGAATTTGCCTCTAATCTAGAGAAACTACCAACGATACTCAACAATCCAGGGAATTTGGATATTTTGTTTCTTCTAGAATCCATGTTAAATATTGGAAGTGAGGAACGCCTCTATTACCGACAGCGATGTTGTTTTCTCCTTAATCTAATTCTTATGCAATGGATTGAATTTGCAGCTAAAGAAGAACAAAAAGAACAAGAGTTGAGAGTCTATGCAGATGCACAACAACCAAAGTCTGACATTTGTTCCCAACTCATCTATTTCATTGATACTAATCTACAAGAGGAATTGGATAGTAGTGTAATTAGTAAAAAATTAGGGTTCTCCTATCGCCATATTTCAGATTGTTGCATAAAAGAATACTCGATGACGCCAATGCATCTACTACGCTATCGTCGTATACAGCGTGCGAAAGAACTGCTCATGAGAGATGATTATGAAATTAAAGAAATTGCATTCGAGCTTGGATTTAAATCAGTCTACCATTTTTCAAGAGTCTTTTCGGAAATAGTAGGTCAGCCTCCGCGCAAATGGAAAGATTATCAACTGAGAAAAATCTGTCGGGATATAAATATCGATCCTCAATACATGAATGAGCTGCATATAAAAAAACTGAATTGA
- a CDS encoding alcohol dehydrogenase catalytic domain-containing protein, with the protein MANKMTGTNIVIAGKSSSASQKVAIVECPRKITLIDAEIPMPGPDEIRVRIKYVGICGSDLEVYRGHRQAEFISFPSGLGHEVAGVIDKVGTNVIGLAVGDRVTCRYVWGAYAEYIVCNPFNVKVVPPRLTMKQTSLLEVLPGIMHAAELANVTEKSSVLIMGQGVSGLLLTQVFSLFSPRHLVCTDLNDKNLQLARKYGATHTVKVPSKTTSTREALGSEFPDGFDIVVPALLEGDGLVDAIDIASFCGRIILYGCIGLCSKTVDLFKVHKKRLEIYSTEPRRDIDMRRLFNESLNLVLDGLVNTSEIVDLIMPLQKISEAFEIRNNERNDIIHVLIDCNPEVDYDAE; encoded by the coding sequence TTGGCCAATAAAATGACTGGAACAAACATAGTAATTGCAGGGAAATCTTCTTCGGCATCTCAGAAAGTTGCAATAGTAGAATGTCCAAGAAAAATTACGCTTATCGATGCTGAAATTCCCATGCCGGGACCTGATGAAATTCGGGTGCGAATAAAGTATGTTGGTATTTGCGGTTCAGACTTGGAGGTCTATCGCGGTCACCGACAGGCTGAATTCATTTCGTTTCCCTCTGGGCTCGGACATGAAGTAGCAGGTGTAATCGATAAGGTAGGTACAAATGTAATTGGACTCGCTGTAGGAGATAGGGTCACTTGTCGTTATGTCTGGGGAGCTTATGCCGAATATATAGTCTGTAATCCCTTCAACGTAAAAGTTGTTCCTCCCAGACTGACCATGAAACAAACTAGTCTCTTGGAAGTGTTGCCCGGAATTATGCATGCGGCTGAATTGGCTAATGTCACTGAAAAATCCTCGGTTCTTATTATGGGGCAAGGTGTCAGTGGCCTGTTGCTCACACAGGTTTTCAGTCTTTTTAGTCCAAGACATCTTGTATGTACAGACCTAAATGACAAAAACCTACAATTAGCCCGTAAATATGGAGCCACACATACTGTAAAAGTCCCTTCTAAGACTACCTCTACAAGAGAAGCTCTTGGTTCAGAATTTCCTGATGGCTTTGATATTGTGGTACCTGCTTTGCTCGAAGGAGACGGTCTTGTGGATGCCATCGACATAGCTTCTTTCTGCGGTCGGATCATTCTGTATGGATGTATTGGACTCTGCTCAAAAACAGTAGATCTCTTCAAGGTGCATAAGAAACGACTGGAAATTTATTCTACCGAGCCAAGACGCGACATTGATATGAGACGTTTGTTCAATGAATCTCTCAATCTGGTTCTTGACGGCTTGGTTAATACATCTGAGATTGTCGACCTGATTATGCCTTTACAAAAAATTTCAGAAGCCTTTGAAATTCGCAACAATGAAAGAAACGATATTATCCATGTGCTTATCGATTGCAATCCGGAGGTGGATTATGATGCCGAATAA
- a CDS encoding extracellular solute-binding protein has product MRKLRNVLFLLLILLSVGAVASAQGQQEAGDKDVEIVFWSHLGESPEFVHAFAEKATEAFASIGMNNFTVRSEIVDYGNYEQKYLSAFSSGKGPDIFFGRAADWALDYGINPIAAPFREDTQKVWDEALMDLVSKQGVIDGKRFGIPYEAGVGQMLYYNKDHFIDAGLDPNDPPETLEEMAEYAEALTKRDKNGNITRGGYGMRYLGQGGGIWDKFRTVYHQFGAVALSPDGKTADGYINSPESLAAFTYFNDLVRVQKAVNTSFDMPETAFKQGLVSMIYREPWLITSIADEVPNLNYGLAPIPSGPAGLVAKQIPLDGWNYLVNSQSKYVDEIMDMLIAFCNVESDVYIHQFRQTPPVLEAAYDSDYVKSLPYGDIITTYAQSIVSPEYYTVGASQAITIAGEELVKMVLGEQTPEEAVAKAADRMDEMLATL; this is encoded by the coding sequence ATGAGAAAATTACGTAACGTGTTGTTTCTATTGCTTATTTTATTAAGCGTAGGTGCAGTTGCAAGTGCTCAGGGTCAACAGGAGGCTGGAGATAAGGATGTTGAGATTGTATTTTGGTCTCATTTAGGAGAAAGTCCAGAATTTGTACATGCCTTTGCAGAAAAAGCTACCGAGGCCTTTGCTTCAATCGGTATGAATAATTTTACCGTTCGATCAGAAATTGTTGATTACGGTAACTACGAACAGAAGTACTTAAGTGCTTTTTCAAGTGGGAAAGGTCCTGATATCTTCTTCGGTAGAGCTGCAGACTGGGCTCTTGACTATGGAATCAATCCTATTGCAGCTCCTTTCCGAGAAGATACGCAGAAAGTGTGGGATGAAGCCCTAATGGATCTTGTTTCGAAGCAGGGTGTTATCGATGGAAAGCGTTTTGGAATCCCCTATGAAGCGGGAGTAGGCCAGATGCTGTACTACAATAAGGATCACTTTATTGATGCAGGACTTGATCCTAATGATCCCCCCGAGACTCTTGAGGAGATGGCTGAATATGCTGAAGCCCTAACCAAACGCGATAAAAATGGTAATATCACTCGCGGTGGATATGGAATGCGTTATTTAGGTCAAGGAGGAGGAATTTGGGATAAATTTAGAACAGTTTACCATCAGTTTGGCGCAGTTGCCCTTTCCCCAGACGGAAAAACTGCTGATGGCTATATCAATTCCCCTGAATCACTGGCAGCATTTACGTATTTTAATGATCTTGTGCGTGTGCAGAAAGCTGTTAATACTTCATTTGACATGCCTGAAACAGCATTTAAGCAAGGGCTTGTTTCAATGATTTATCGTGAGCCTTGGTTAATCACTTCAATTGCTGATGAGGTACCTAACCTTAACTATGGACTCGCACCAATTCCCTCTGGACCTGCAGGGCTAGTTGCCAAACAGATTCCATTGGATGGTTGGAACTATCTAGTTAATAGCCAATCTAAATATGTTGACGAAATTATGGATATGTTGATTGCCTTCTGTAATGTAGAGAGCGATGTGTATATTCATCAATTCAGACAGACACCTCCAGTCTTAGAAGCAGCTTATGATAGCGATTATGTGAAATCTCTTCCTTATGGAGACATTATCACTACGTATGCGCAGAGTATAGTGAGCCCAGAGTACTACACAGTTGGTGCTAGCCAAGCTATAACAATTGCTGGTGAAGAACTTGTCAAAATGGTTTTAGGTGAGCAGACTCCAGAAGAAGCTGTAGCAAAAGCTGCAGATCGAATGGATGAGATGCTTGCAACTCTCTAA
- a CDS encoding sugar ABC transporter permease: MMKMIGQNSLNRKYAIAGILFVAPAFIYYLAIFFYPLLSAVYSSFFKVNILANQYTFVGLKNYVETISSQDFQHSVKVTFLYIGMFIPIIMITTIALSIFVTQFPSRISGFFIVLFILPFISANVTAGMIWNFILDPVLGIVNNLTGSSLKWFRGADTALFSVVIVGLWLRIGFDVLILVGSIRGIPPEVYEASKLDGAHGLKQFFYITYPLINPTVVLVLTLEVIRSFRVFGEIMSTTGGGPGGATKSLMIYLIKDVFPLSYGRASAVSILLVFFMIVLSLLQRFLKKNVQY, translated from the coding sequence ATGATGAAAATGATTGGCCAAAATTCTTTGAATAGAAAATATGCCATTGCAGGAATTCTTTTTGTAGCACCGGCGTTTATATACTATCTTGCGATTTTCTTCTATCCTCTGCTTTCAGCAGTTTATAGTTCATTCTTTAAGGTGAATATCCTTGCGAATCAATATACGTTTGTAGGGCTAAAGAACTATGTTGAAACTATTTCTAGCCAAGATTTTCAACATAGTGTTAAAGTCACATTTCTCTACATTGGTATGTTTATCCCGATTATTATGATAACAACTATTGCACTATCAATATTTGTAACACAATTCCCCTCAAGGATATCCGGGTTTTTTATCGTTCTTTTTATTCTGCCCTTTATTTCCGCAAACGTAACGGCAGGTATGATATGGAATTTTATTTTGGATCCAGTTTTAGGAATCGTTAATAACCTAACAGGAAGTAGTCTTAAATGGTTTAGAGGGGCTGACACTGCGCTTTTCTCTGTTGTTATTGTGGGTCTTTGGCTACGGATAGGATTTGATGTCCTGATCCTTGTAGGGAGTATCAGGGGCATCCCCCCAGAAGTATATGAAGCTTCTAAGTTGGATGGGGCTCATGGCTTAAAGCAATTCTTCTATATCACATACCCCCTTATAAATCCAACTGTAGTATTGGTGCTTACCCTTGAAGTCATCCGCTCGTTTCGTGTATTTGGTGAAATTATGTCCACGACGGGAGGGGGCCCAGGAGGAGCTACAAAATCACTGATGATCTATCTGATTAAGGATGTTTTTCCTTTAAGTTATGGAAGAGCTTCAGCAGTTAGTATCTTACTTGTTTTTTTCATGATTGTTCTAAGTCTGCTTCAGCGTTTCCTTAAAAAAAATGTTCAATATTAG
- a CDS encoding carbohydrate ABC transporter permease — MSKTSIIKHKGYMRVLPKFRNISFSSLVITTILALFIVIPFIMMFLTSFKSMPEIFDTPNRTLLTRVLPDSFSLENYRLVITGEAKQLNGISFLVFIKNTFITSVGAIVPAILMSCLAAYGFSKFSFPGKTIFYYMLLMLLMIPMEMISIPLFQIVAKWGLVDTYVGIMLPGAISAFGIFLMKENYDTIPKDYIEAARIDGQSEFGIFFKIIVPMSTGAMMTFLVIKFTQNWNSYFWPLLIVGSEEKKTVTLGLSKFTSDLFQQWNELTAAVILSLLPTLLLFVIFRDKIVSGLMRSGLK, encoded by the coding sequence ATGTCAAAAACTTCGATAATTAAGCACAAGGGATATATGAGAGTCTTACCAAAATTTAGGAACATTTCTTTTAGCAGTCTGGTTATTACAACCATTTTAGCGTTATTTATTGTTATTCCATTTATTATGATGTTCTTAACTTCATTTAAGTCAATGCCAGAGATTTTTGATACGCCGAATCGAACTCTTCTTACGCGAGTGTTACCCGATTCGTTTAGTTTGGAAAACTATCGACTTGTTATTACTGGTGAGGCGAAACAACTCAATGGCATTTCCTTCTTGGTTTTCATTAAAAATACGTTTATCACCTCAGTGGGAGCAATCGTCCCTGCTATCTTGATGTCATGCTTAGCTGCATATGGATTTTCCAAGTTTTCTTTTCCCGGCAAAACAATATTTTATTATATGCTGCTCATGTTACTCATGATACCAATGGAAATGATAAGTATCCCTCTTTTTCAAATCGTTGCTAAATGGGGGCTTGTTGATACATACGTTGGAATAATGTTACCTGGTGCCATCTCTGCTTTTGGGATTTTTCTTATGAAAGAGAATTATGACACCATACCAAAAGATTATATAGAAGCTGCTAGGATTGATGGTCAAAGCGAATTTGGTATTTTTTTTAAAATTATTGTCCCTATGAGTACAGGGGCAATGATGACCTTTTTAGTGATTAAATTTACTCAGAACTGGAATAGCTATTTTTGGCCCCTCCTTATCGTAGGTTCTGAAGAGAAGAAGACTGTAACCCTTGGGCTTTCAAAGTTCACTTCTGATCTTTTTCAGCAGTGGAATGAGCTAACCGCGGCTGTCATTTTGAGTCTACTCCCTACCCTTTTATTGTTTGTAATTTTTAGGGACAAAATTGTAAGTGGGCTGATGCGCTCTGGATTAAAGTAA
- a CDS encoding type II CAAX endopeptidase family protein — translation MKKCKEILKDNEVVAFLVGTYVISWLIWMPFVIFSQGWLKGLGSFGPTISALLITGITKGRSGLKELLTKVLIWKVSLSWYVFSLFSTLGAILLSLGIYRLTGGEVVNTNDPGQWYLIPVIFLYVLFFSVAGEEFGWRGFLLPRLQKQYSALSSSLIIGLFWGFWHLPLFLIQADFHAHIPFLLFILQDVALAVILTWIYNNTRGSLLLVHLFHAASNATVGLLPILPMKAGDSLIPLYITVVVLVLVALAIVIIYGPKTLTRTRAKITFS, via the coding sequence ATGAAGAAATGCAAAGAGATACTGAAAGATAATGAGGTAGTGGCGTTCCTGGTTGGGACCTACGTGATTTCTTGGCTGATCTGGATGCCTTTTGTGATCTTCTCTCAGGGTTGGCTCAAAGGACTAGGAAGTTTCGGCCCAACTATCTCTGCCCTCCTGATCACCGGTATAACCAAAGGAAGAAGTGGTTTAAAAGAACTGTTAACCAAGGTTCTTATCTGGAAGGTGTCCCTTTCCTGGTACGTGTTCAGTCTTTTCAGTACGTTGGGCGCCATATTGTTATCCTTGGGCATCTACCGACTGACAGGGGGAGAAGTGGTGAACACCAACGACCCTGGACAATGGTACCTCATTCCCGTGATTTTTCTGTATGTCCTGTTCTTCAGTGTGGCTGGAGAAGAATTCGGTTGGAGGGGGTTCCTTCTTCCCCGGTTGCAAAAACAGTACAGTGCACTCTCTTCCAGCCTGATCATTGGGTTGTTCTGGGGATTTTGGCATCTCCCTCTTTTCCTCATACAAGCCGATTTTCATGCACATATTCCCTTCCTGTTATTCATCCTTCAGGATGTGGCGCTCGCGGTCATCCTGACTTGGATCTATAACAATACTCGCGGCAGTTTGCTGTTGGTTCATCTATTCCATGCTGCGAGCAATGCCACAGTTGGTCTATTGCCCATACTACCTATGAAGGCTGGAGACAGTCTTATACCACTGTATATAACCGTTGTGGTCCTGGTATTGGTAGCTCTAGCCATAGTCATCATATATGGGCCTAAAACCCTCACGAGGACAAGAGCAAAAATCACGTTTAGTTAA